One Candidatus Peregrinibacteria bacterium DNA segment encodes these proteins:
- the rpmB gene encoding 50S ribosomal protein L28 has product MSKVCQLTGARPKSGHNVSHSNRKTKRRYLPNLIKKQVLDESSGTMVSIRMTARAARTLAKNPRKFRDQVKLLAKKSLKKSIK; this is encoded by the coding sequence ATGTCTAAAGTTTGCCAACTCACCGGCGCACGTCCTAAAAGTGGACACAATGTTTCTCACTCCAATCGCAAAACGAAGCGCCGTTATCTTCCCAATTTGATCAAAAAACAGGTCTTGGATGAAAGTTCCGGCACAATGGTCAGCATTCGCATGACCGCTCGCGCCGCTCGCACCCTCGCAAAGAATCCAAGAAAGTTCCGCGATCAGGTTAAATTGCTCGCTAAAAAAAGCTTGAAGAAGAGTATAAAATAA